Sequence from the Candidatus Angelobacter sp. genome:
GTCGGATCTGACGGACGAGCAGCGGCAAATCGGCCAGATGATCATCGGAAGTATTGATGATTACGGCTATCTTCAGTCTGGTGTGGACGAACTGGCGTTCGCGACCAACATCCGGCCCGAAAAGATACTCGAGGTGTTGAAAGTCATCCAGACGTTCCATCCGCCGGGCGTTGGCGCGCGCGATTTGCGCGAATGCCTGATTTTGCAACTGGAACGCGACGGCAAGCAAAACACCCTCGAGTACCGCATTGTGGGTGAATTCATGGAAGCGCTGGGCAAGCGGCGCATCCCGGAGATCGCCCGCGGATTGGGCGTGGCTGTTGACGAAGTTCAAAAGGCCATGGCCCGCGTCGGCAACCTGGAGCCACGCCCGGGCCGGGCTTTCCTGCCCGACAACAATCAATACATTCTGCCCGAGGTCTTCGTGCAGAGGGTCGGCGACGACTTTGGCGTCACGACAAACAACGAGCATGTCCCGCACCTGCGCATCAGCAACACCTACAAAGACCTCATGGCGCAGCCGGAGAGTTCGCAGGAGGTCCGCGAATACATCCGGGAAAAAATTCGCGCCGGCAAATTTCTGATCAAGAGCCTTCACCAACGGCAGCAGACGATTCTTAACATCGCCCGGGAAATCGTGAAACGGCAGCGGGAGTTCATGGACAAAGGCGTGGCATTTCTCAAGCCGTTGACGATGGTCCAGGTGGCCGAGGTGGTCGGTGTGCATGAAACCACCGTGAGCCGGGCGGTCTCAGGCAAGTACATGGAAACGCCGCAGGGCATTTTCGAGATGAAGTATTTTTTCACCTCGGGCATCCAGACCGCCAGTGGGGTCGGAGTCTCGAACACCAGCGTGAAAGAGATGATCTCCGACATGATCAAGGTCGAGGAGACCTCCAAGCCGCTTTCGGACGAGGAAATCGTCAAATTGCTCGAACAAAAGGGAATCAA
This genomic interval carries:
- the rpoN gene encoding RNA polymerase factor sigma-54 translates to MAQAMHLSQRMTLSQVLAPQLQQSLALLQAPTLELKAMVEQELQQNPVLEESAETEMTQEEKENREAEATVTAVDPAEPPADVTFDPATEKANNGPVDDFQAEFERLTQLDQEWRDHFAQTNLPMRQSQEDEERRQFMFDSLVAGTSLQENLLEQLRLSDLTDEQRQIGQMIIGSIDDYGYLQSGVDELAFATNIRPEKILEVLKVIQTFHPPGVGARDLRECLILQLERDGKQNTLEYRIVGEFMEALGKRRIPEIARGLGVAVDEVQKAMARVGNLEPRPGRAFLPDNNQYILPEVFVQRVGDDFGVTTNNEHVPHLRISNTYKDLMAQPESSQEVREYIREKIRAGKFLIKSLHQRQQTILNIAREIVKRQREFMDKGVAFLKPLTMVQVAEVVGVHETTVSRAVSGKYMETPQGIFEMKYFFTSGIQTASGVGVSNTSVKEMISDMIKVEETSKPLSDEEIVKLLEQKGIKIARRTVAKYRSELNILPSHLRKVY